In Synechococcus sp. KORDI-52, one genomic interval encodes:
- a CDS encoding LD-carboxypeptidase: MPTRRSLLISGASTVTTALLSPMARGAEQGLAPLKPGSRIRAVNPGTWMDPETDLQPLLDRCHEQEWRLEIPAGVTRQWRYFSGTDRQRVSDLTAAWNDPTVDAVLTLGGGWGAARVLEAGFRFPRRPKWSLGFSDTSSLLLAQWAAGLPGAIHGSSGGTDAQWQRTVDLLCGRPVAPLQGEPRRRGIARGPLVVTNLTVATHLIGTPWLPTLKGAILVLEDVGEAPYRVDRMLTQWRSAGLLQDLAGVACGRFSWAKDDILPGDFTMEEILEERLGDLGIPLVLNVPVGHGRPNQALPLGAEAQLDGGRGLLSLMA; encoded by the coding sequence ATGCCAACCCGCCGCTCGCTGCTGATTTCAGGGGCATCCACCGTCACCACGGCCCTCCTCTCCCCCATGGCCAGGGGAGCAGAGCAGGGGTTGGCCCCCCTGAAACCGGGATCACGCATCCGGGCTGTGAACCCCGGCACATGGATGGATCCAGAGACCGATCTGCAACCGCTGCTCGACCGCTGCCATGAGCAGGAGTGGCGGCTGGAGATCCCCGCAGGAGTCACCCGTCAATGGCGCTACTTCTCCGGAACCGACCGGCAGCGCGTCAGCGATCTGACAGCGGCCTGGAATGATCCAACGGTTGACGCCGTGCTGACCCTGGGGGGTGGCTGGGGGGCTGCCCGTGTGCTCGAAGCCGGTTTCCGCTTTCCGCGACGGCCCAAATGGAGCCTCGGCTTCTCCGACACCAGCTCCCTGCTGCTGGCTCAGTGGGCCGCTGGCCTGCCGGGGGCCATTCATGGTTCAAGCGGCGGCACGGATGCGCAGTGGCAACGAACCGTGGATCTGCTGTGTGGGCGTCCGGTGGCGCCACTGCAAGGCGAACCAAGACGGCGGGGGATCGCTCGTGGCCCCCTGGTGGTCACCAACCTGACCGTGGCGACCCATCTGATCGGCACACCCTGGCTTCCCACCCTCAAGGGCGCCATCCTGGTGCTGGAAGACGTTGGAGAAGCGCCTTATCGGGTCGACCGCATGCTGACCCAGTGGAGAAGCGCTGGGCTGTTGCAAGACCTGGCGGGGGTAGCCTGCGGACGCTTCAGCTGGGCCAAGGACGACATCCTGCCCGGTGATTTCACAATGGAGGAGATCCTGGAGGAACGCCTGGGCGATCTGGGCATTCCGCTTGTGCTCAATGTGCCAGTGGGCCACGGACGCCCCAACCAGGCCTTGCCTCTGGGGGCCGAGGCGCAACTGGATGGAGGGCGTGGTCTGCTCAGCCTGATGGCTTGA
- a CDS encoding ArsJ-associated glyceraldehyde-3-phosphate dehydrogenase, translating into MRIGINGFGRIGRLVFRALWGRPGINLVHVNDPAGDAATAAHLLEFDSVHGRWDRGITSRADEFSVEGAALTWSSEKDPTAVPWSDRGVEMVLEASGTIKTPETLNPYFEQVGLKRVVVACPVKGVVAGEDALNIVYGINHHLYEPVRHKLVTAASCTTNCLAPVVKVVHEGFGIEHGLITTIHDITNTQVPIDSFKSDLRRARSGLTSLIPTTTGSAKAIAMIFPELKGKLNGHAVRVPLLNGSLTDAVFELKQSVTVEQVNAAFKAAAEGPLQGILGYEERPLVSCDYTNDNRSSIVDALSTMVVDGNQLKVFAWYDNEWGYSCRMADLTCHVVALEA; encoded by the coding sequence ATGCGCATCGGCATCAATGGTTTTGGGCGCATTGGCCGCCTGGTGTTCCGGGCTCTCTGGGGCCGGCCCGGGATCAACCTGGTGCATGTCAATGATCCCGCTGGCGACGCTGCAACGGCGGCTCACCTGCTGGAGTTTGATTCTGTGCATGGTCGCTGGGACCGGGGGATTACCAGTCGTGCTGATGAATTCAGCGTGGAGGGAGCTGCACTCACCTGGTCCAGCGAAAAAGACCCCACTGCTGTGCCCTGGAGTGATCGGGGGGTGGAGATGGTGCTCGAAGCCAGCGGCACGATCAAAACGCCGGAGACCCTCAACCCCTATTTCGAGCAGGTGGGTTTGAAGCGCGTGGTGGTGGCCTGTCCTGTGAAGGGTGTGGTTGCTGGCGAGGACGCGCTCAACATCGTTTACGGCATCAACCATCACCTCTATGAACCGGTGCGGCACAAGTTGGTGACGGCCGCCTCATGCACCACCAACTGCCTGGCGCCGGTGGTGAAGGTGGTGCACGAGGGCTTCGGCATCGAACACGGCCTGATCACCACCATTCACGACATCACCAACACCCAGGTGCCGATTGATTCCTTCAAGAGCGACCTGCGGCGGGCGCGCTCCGGTCTCACCTCATTGATCCCCACCACCACCGGCTCGGCCAAGGCGATCGCGATGATCTTCCCTGAGTTGAAGGGCAAGCTCAATGGCCATGCCGTCCGTGTTCCTCTGCTGAATGGATCGCTCACCGATGCGGTGTTCGAGCTCAAGCAGAGCGTCACGGTGGAGCAGGTGAATGCTGCCTTCAAGGCCGCGGCGGAGGGACCGTTGCAGGGAATCCTGGGGTACGAAGAACGTCCGTTGGTGTCCTGCGACTACACCAACGACAACCGCAGCTCGATTGTCGATGCCCTCTCGACGATGGTGGTTGATGGCAACCAGCTGAAGGTGTTTGCCTGGTACGACAACGAATGGGGCTACAGCTGCCGCATGGCTGACCTCACTTGCCACGTGGTTGCGTTGGAGGCATGA
- a CDS encoding DUF938 domain-containing protein, which yields MDQRLFFPATERNRGPIGDLLNQMLPASGAVLELASGSGEHAVFFQQRFPYLRWQASDPNPEHRSSINAWIQHQGLSHVMPAALYLDVQRRPWPLPQSMRTSLNAVVCINLLHISPAPCTEAVLEESALLLPSGAPLIIYGPFTRHGIHTSVSNAAFDRSLRDRNPQWGLRDVNTITSMAASTGFQLNDVVSMPANNLTLVLRRA from the coding sequence ATGGACCAACGGCTTTTTTTCCCGGCCACAGAACGCAACCGCGGCCCCATCGGAGACCTGCTGAACCAGATGTTGCCTGCCTCAGGGGCCGTACTCGAACTGGCAAGCGGCAGTGGTGAGCACGCCGTCTTCTTTCAGCAGCGCTTTCCCTATCTGCGCTGGCAGGCCAGCGATCCAAACCCGGAGCATCGCTCCAGCATCAACGCCTGGATCCAGCACCAGGGGCTGAGCCATGTCATGCCAGCAGCCCTCTACCTCGATGTTCAGAGGCGACCCTGGCCCCTGCCCCAGAGCATGCGCACGTCACTGAATGCTGTGGTTTGCATCAACCTGCTGCACATCAGTCCAGCCCCCTGCACCGAGGCCGTGCTTGAGGAATCAGCTCTGCTCTTGCCCAGCGGAGCCCCGCTGATCATCTACGGCCCCTTCACGCGTCATGGCATCCACACGAGCGTGAGCAACGCCGCCTTCGACCGATCCCTCAGAGACCGGAACCCCCAGTGGGGGCTACGCGACGTCAACACGATCACGTCCATGGCCGCAAGCACTGGCTTCCAGCTGAACGACGTGGTCTCCATGCCCGCCAACAACCTGACCCTGGTGCTTCGGCGCGCGTGA
- a CDS encoding mechanosensitive ion channel family protein — protein sequence MFLVKVLIGISVTLFLSLLCRKVLPRFTKKSKTSFDDFVLNALADSLIPLGVVMVLILNMEELGLPINVEWVYDTALRVIGTIVLIRLVNRVGSRFLTGVARRTGASDLEQLLQNLLPLLRAVVWGIGALVLFQSLGVKMTVIWGLLSAGGIGLGLALKEPAQELFAYLMILLDKPFSVGQFISVGSTSATVERIGVRSTHLRSLRGEQVVMSNSSLTSSTILNFAKMAQRRMIYSIGVTYDTSLDQMKAVPSLIQSIIDAQEHSRFDRCHFTEFADSSLNFELVYYIDTRDFTVALNEQQAINLGIMDAFAQAGIQFAFPSQTLYLEGDSLTGKAS from the coding sequence GTGTTCTTGGTCAAGGTTCTGATCGGCATCAGCGTCACCCTGTTTTTGTCGTTGTTATGCCGGAAAGTTTTGCCTCGCTTCACCAAGAAAAGCAAAACCAGCTTTGACGACTTTGTTCTGAATGCCCTGGCGGATTCGCTGATACCACTCGGGGTTGTCATGGTGCTGATCCTCAACATGGAGGAACTTGGTTTACCCATCAACGTGGAGTGGGTCTATGACACGGCCCTGAGGGTTATTGGAACTATCGTTCTGATTCGTCTTGTGAATCGGGTTGGTTCACGGTTCCTCACAGGTGTTGCCAGACGAACTGGCGCTTCAGATCTCGAACAGTTGCTTCAGAATTTATTGCCACTGCTCAGAGCGGTGGTCTGGGGCATCGGTGCCCTGGTGCTTTTTCAGAGTCTGGGCGTGAAGATGACGGTGATCTGGGGCTTGCTCAGTGCAGGCGGCATCGGCCTCGGCCTGGCCCTGAAGGAGCCGGCGCAGGAGTTGTTTGCCTATTTGATGATTCTTCTGGACAAACCGTTTTCGGTGGGTCAGTTCATTTCAGTGGGGTCAACTTCAGCAACCGTTGAACGAATCGGTGTGCGCTCCACCCATCTTCGCAGCCTGCGTGGTGAACAAGTCGTCATGAGCAACTCATCGCTGACGAGCTCCACCATCCTCAATTTCGCCAAAATGGCACAACGACGCATGATCTATTCGATTGGCGTCACTTACGACACATCACTGGATCAGATGAAGGCTGTGCCCAGTTTGATTCAATCCATCATTGATGCTCAGGAGCACAGCCGCTTCGACCGCTGCCACTTCACGGAATTCGCCGATTCGAGTCTCAATTTTGAGTTGGTTTATTACATCGATACACGCGATTTCACCGTTGCACTGAACGAACAGCAAGCCATCAATCTCGGGATCATGGACGCCTTTGCCCAAGCGGGCATCCAATTTGCATTCCCGAGCCAGACGCTTTATCTGGAGGGCGATTCGCTCACCGGCAAAGCATCCTGA
- the purS gene encoding phosphoribosylformylglycinamidine synthase subunit PurS codes for MPRFQARVLVRLRPSVLDPAGEAARGAAERLGVEGLSKLRIGKAVEMELEAPDETEARRRLELLSDRLLANPVIEDWTLELQHS; via the coding sequence GTGCCGCGTTTTCAAGCCCGCGTCCTTGTGCGTCTGCGCCCCTCCGTGCTCGATCCTGCCGGAGAAGCCGCGCGCGGTGCCGCTGAACGTCTTGGGGTGGAGGGCCTCAGCAAATTGCGGATCGGCAAAGCCGTGGAAATGGAGCTGGAGGCTCCCGATGAAACGGAGGCACGCCGCAGGTTGGAACTGCTCAGTGATCGTCTGCTGGCCAACCCCGTGATCGAAGACTGGACGCTGGAGCTGCAGCACTCATGA
- the purQ gene encoding phosphoribosylformylglycinamidine synthase subunit PurQ, producing the protein MSIGVIVFPGSNCDRDVQWATEGCLGMSTRRVWHEETDLSGLDAIVLPGGFSYGDYLRCGAIARFAPALQSLIDFAAKGGRVLGICNGFQVLTELGLLPGALTRNRDLHFICEDAPLKVVSQRTAWTQKYAECGGRLTLPIAHGEGRYQCSDDTLKQLQDDDAIALSYGNNPNGSVADIAGITNTSGTVLGLMPHPERACDPATGGTDGRGMLEALVG; encoded by the coding sequence ATGAGCATCGGGGTGATCGTTTTTCCCGGCTCGAACTGCGATCGGGATGTGCAGTGGGCCACCGAGGGGTGCCTGGGCATGAGCACCCGCCGGGTCTGGCATGAAGAGACCGACCTGAGTGGCTTGGATGCCATTGTTCTGCCGGGCGGTTTCAGCTATGGCGACTACCTGCGTTGCGGTGCCATTGCCCGCTTCGCACCAGCCCTGCAGTCGCTGATTGATTTTGCAGCCAAGGGCGGCCGCGTGCTCGGGATCTGCAACGGATTCCAGGTGCTGACAGAACTGGGCTTGCTGCCCGGTGCCCTCACCCGAAACCGGGACCTGCACTTCATCTGTGAAGACGCCCCTCTCAAGGTGGTGAGTCAGCGCACGGCCTGGACCCAGAAGTACGCCGAGTGTGGCGGGAGGCTCACCCTGCCCATCGCCCATGGAGAAGGCCGTTACCAGTGCAGTGACGACACGCTGAAACAGCTTCAGGACGACGACGCCATTGCCCTCAGCTACGGGAACAACCCCAATGGATCCGTGGCCGACATCGCTGGCATCACCAACACCAGCGGCACGGTTCTGGGGCTGATGCCCCACCCGGAACGGGCTTGTGATCCAGCCACCGGAGGCACCGACGGTCGAGGCATGCTCGAAGCCCTGGTGGGTTGA
- a CDS encoding metalloregulator ArsR/SmtB family transcription factor, protein MIQNTLNVEQSRQLLKALADPIRLDVIHALAQGERCVCDLTSDLNLSQSKLSFHLRVLREAGLLTDRQSGRWIYYRLQPDALAALEAWLAELRRHCSQSAAPCPS, encoded by the coding sequence GTGATCCAGAACACCCTCAATGTGGAGCAGTCGAGGCAACTGCTCAAAGCACTGGCCGACCCGATCCGCCTCGACGTGATCCATGCACTGGCGCAGGGCGAACGATGCGTCTGTGACCTCACCAGTGATCTCAACCTCTCCCAGTCGAAGCTCTCGTTTCATCTCAGGGTGCTTCGAGAGGCGGGGCTGCTGACGGACCGCCAGAGCGGCCGCTGGATCTATTACCGCCTGCAGCCGGATGCCCTGGCAGCACTGGAAGCCTGGCTGGCCGAGCTGCGCCGCCACTGCAGCCAGAGCGCTGCCCCCTGCCCGAGCTGA